In Limibacillus sp., a genomic segment contains:
- the mobB gene encoding molybdopterin-guanine dinucleotide biosynthesis protein B, whose translation MTKIFGLAGWSGSGKTTLMTRLLPEIVGRGYSVSTMKHAHHAFDVDKPGKDSYEHREAGATEVMVSSANRWALMHEHRGQPEPSAAELVKQMSPVDLILIEGFKKEDHEKLEIHRPSVGKPLLQPDDPKIVAVASDEALEGLPVPRLDLNDIAGLADFILAHCGLPQRKGA comes from the coding sequence GTGACAAAGATCTTCGGCCTGGCCGGCTGGAGCGGCAGCGGCAAGACCACCTTGATGACCCGGCTCCTGCCGGAAATCGTGGGGCGCGGGTACAGCGTCTCGACCATGAAGCACGCCCACCATGCCTTCGACGTGGACAAGCCCGGAAAGGACTCCTACGAACATCGCGAAGCGGGCGCCACCGAGGTGATGGTCTCCTCCGCCAACCGCTGGGCGCTGATGCATGAGCATCGCGGCCAGCCGGAGCCCAGCGCCGCCGAACTGGTGAAACAGATGAGCCCCGTGGACCTGATCCTGATCGAGGGCTTCAAGAAGGAAGATCACGAAAAGCTTGAGATCCACCGTCCCAGCGTCGGCAAGCCGTTGCTGCAACCCGACGACCCCAAGATCGTCGCGGTCGCCAGCGACGAGGCGCTGGAGGGGCTGCCGGTGCCGCGCCTCGACCTCAACGACATCGCGGGTCTCGCGGACTTCATCCTGGCCCACTGCGGCCTGCCTCAGCGAAAAGGCGCGTAG
- the pgsA gene encoding CDP-diacylglycerol--glycerol-3-phosphate 3-phosphatidyltransferase, with protein sequence MASHIPNHLTLLRILAIVPLAAFMTIDKPWAAWGAFVIFVAAGLTDWLDGYLARKWGSVSDVGKFLDPIADKLLVAAVLILLVAGRHLDGWNLVPVLVILGREFIVSGLREYLGQKSVALPVTKLAKWKTAAQMVAQGALILAPGLPAAWMGNEIGIVLIWIAAGLTAITGWTYLRGALPHLGVS encoded by the coding sequence ATGGCGAGCCACATTCCCAATCATCTAACGCTGCTGCGCATCCTCGCGATCGTGCCGTTGGCCGCCTTCATGACCATCGACAAGCCCTGGGCGGCCTGGGGCGCCTTCGTGATCTTCGTGGCGGCGGGCCTGACCGATTGGCTGGACGGTTATCTCGCCCGCAAGTGGGGCTCGGTCTCCGACGTCGGCAAGTTCCTCGATCCCATCGCCGACAAGCTGCTGGTCGCCGCGGTCCTGATCCTGTTGGTCGCGGGGCGCCACCTGGATGGCTGGAATCTCGTGCCGGTCCTGGTGATTCTGGGCCGCGAATTCATCGTCTCGGGCCTGCGCGAGTACCTGGGCCAGAAGTCCGTCGCACTGCCCGTGACCAAGCTCGCCAAGTGGAAGACGGCCGCCCAAATGGTCGCACAGGGCGCGCTGATCCTGGCGCCGGGCCTGCCCGCCGCCTGGATGGGCAACGAGATCGGCATCGTCCTGATCTGGATCGCAGCGGGCCTGACGGCGATCACGGGCTGGACCTACCTGCGCGGCGCGCTGCCCCATCTCGGCGTTTCTTGA
- the rsmD gene encoding 16S rRNA (guanine(966)-N(2))-methyltransferase RsmD yields the protein MRIVGGSLKGKRLEAPEGGQLRPTSDRARESLFNLLTQGRVAREAAGGGNPLIGARLLDGFAGTGALGIEALSRGATEAFFMEKDAGALKLLRGNLKHCGLERQGRVVPADVANPPTAERACDIVLLDPPYNKGLGAPALLALAKAGWIGPESLTVLECDRSENLEPPEGFTLLEERRYGKAKLLFLRYGPV from the coding sequence ATGCGGATCGTCGGCGGAAGCCTTAAGGGAAAGCGACTGGAAGCGCCGGAAGGCGGCCAGCTTCGACCGACCTCCGACCGCGCGCGGGAGTCGCTGTTCAATCTTCTGACCCAGGGCCGCGTGGCCAGGGAGGCGGCGGGCGGCGGCAATCCCCTGATCGGCGCGCGCCTGCTGGACGGTTTCGCGGGCACCGGAGCGCTCGGCATCGAAGCGCTCTCGCGCGGCGCGACGGAGGCCTTCTTCATGGAGAAGGATGCGGGCGCCTTGAAGCTGTTGAGGGGCAACCTGAAGCACTGCGGGCTGGAGCGGCAGGGCCGCGTGGTGCCCGCCGATGTCGCCAATCCGCCAACAGCGGAGCGCGCTTGCGATATCGTGCTGCTGGACCCGCCCTATAATAAGGGCCTGGGCGCACCGGCGCTGCTGGCGCTGGCGAAAGCCGGATGGATCGGACCGGAGAGCCTGACGGTGCTGGAATGCGACCGGAGCGAGAACCTGGAGCCGCCGGAGGGTTTCACCCTTCTGGAGGAGCGGCGCTACGGCAAGGCCAAGCTGTTATTCTTGCGTTACGGCCCGGTCTGA